One part of the Methylobacterium mesophilicum SR1.6/6 genome encodes these proteins:
- the nrfD gene encoding NrfD/PsrC family molybdoenzyme membrane anchor subunit, whose translation MTATISPEAAAATQDGPEDAPRVPRHATEPPSVHGRPNRAGWTGPTYYGRPQLKASPFENPVVGGYIFLAGLSGSAAVIAAVADLRQGAAAAPLVRRGRYLALLGPVLGAPLLIYDLHTPKRFYNMLRVAKHTSPMSIGTWILMGFSGAAGVTAAAQLGTDLWPRARGLSGLARAAQVPAALTGLGLSTYTASLLSATSTPLWAAAPRSLAMRFGASSMASASAALALTEPDPSRRRALEGTAAAALAAELAGAVVSHATYRRTGVEGALKGKAGRVEHIGATLLGTALPLGILAASLLTRRGLPRPVTALAAAATLAGAAALRVSIMAAGDRSAEDPDVSFRFSQPENLPER comes from the coding sequence GTGACCGCCACGATCAGCCCGGAGGCCGCCGCCGCCACGCAGGACGGTCCCGAGGACGCGCCGCGCGTCCCCCGCCATGCCACCGAGCCGCCCTCGGTCCACGGCCGCCCGAACCGGGCCGGCTGGACCGGGCCGACCTATTACGGCCGGCCGCAGCTCAAGGCCTCGCCGTTCGAGAACCCGGTGGTGGGCGGCTACATCTTCCTCGCCGGCCTTTCCGGCTCTGCCGCGGTGATCGCGGCGGTCGCCGATCTCCGCCAGGGCGCGGCGGCGGCGCCACTGGTCCGGCGGGGGCGCTACCTCGCGCTCCTCGGGCCCGTCCTCGGCGCGCCGCTGCTGATCTACGACCTGCACACGCCCAAGCGCTTCTACAACATGCTGCGGGTGGCCAAGCACACCTCGCCCATGTCGATCGGCACGTGGATCCTGATGGGATTCTCCGGCGCCGCCGGCGTCACCGCGGCGGCGCAGCTCGGGACCGACCTGTGGCCGCGGGCGCGCGGCCTGAGCGGCCTCGCCCGCGCCGCCCAGGTTCCGGCGGCGCTCACCGGCCTCGGCCTCTCGACCTACACGGCCTCGCTCCTCTCGGCGACCTCGACGCCCCTCTGGGCGGCGGCCCCGCGCAGCCTCGCCATGCGGTTCGGCGCCTCGTCGATGGCCTCGGCCTCCGCGGCCCTGGCGCTGACCGAGCCGGATCCGAGCAGGCGCCGGGCGCTCGAAGGCACGGCCGCGGCGGCGCTCGCCGCCGAACTCGCCGGAGCGGTCGTCTCGCACGCCACCTACCGGCGCACGGGCGTCGAGGGTGCCCTGAAGGGGAAGGCCGGCCGGGTGGAGCATATCGGGGCGACGCTCCTCGGCACCGCCCTCCCGTTGGGGATCCTCGCCGCATCGCTGCTCACCCGGCGGGGACTGCCGCGCCCGGTGACGGCGCTGGCCGCCGCCGCGACGCTCGCGGGCGCCGCGGCTCTGCGCGTCTCGATCATGGCCGCGGGCGACCGCTCGGCCGAGGATCCGGACGTGAGCTTTCGGTTCAGCCAGCCCGAGAATTTGCCGGAGCGGTGA
- a CDS encoding AI-2E family transporter, giving the protein MPADEVATRQPAQVPPPLVPGLRGLLTLAVGVVLVAALYFGREVFIPLVLAVLLSFVLAPVVNLLRRLRLGRIPSVILAVLLALGVIGGIGTIIGTQVAGLAGNLPRYQATVQTKVTGLQQGWLGEANRILQRFNHQVHDATQKADAAGTTAETGPAGDTPKAQLVRVEQPEPSPLALAQKVLGPIVSPLTDIGIVLVVVVFLLMQREDLRNRMIRLFGSSDLHRTTVAMDDAAGRLGTYFLAQLGMNATFGGLVGIGLWFIGVPNPLLWGVFSAIMRFIPYIGAIASGILPVALAAAVDPGWSMVIATAALFLIAEPVFGQVIEPLLYGHSTGLSPFAVIVSTLFWGFLWGPIGLILATPFTVCLVVLGRHVDSLEFFDVLLGDRPPLTPVENFYQRMLAGDPDEVREVAEAMLKERSLSSYYDEVALKGLQLAANDFARGVVTPAQLENIRASARSLVEDFEDHADAEPARDDKAVNPSETPTLAERTHTRTEAVPGQAPPREALPEAWRGEAPVLCVAGRGPLDEASSAMLAQLLRKHGLGARVTPYQAVSREGIRDLDLSGVAMVCISYLDISGNPAHLRYLLERLKRRAPGVPVLVGLWPVGEKVLTDAALGRAVGADVYVSSLRDGVEACLRAAADRADVDKAA; this is encoded by the coding sequence ATGCCTGCCGACGAAGTCGCCACACGTCAACCGGCTCAGGTTCCACCGCCGCTCGTGCCCGGCCTGCGCGGCCTCCTGACGCTCGCGGTCGGCGTTGTGCTCGTCGCTGCCCTGTATTTCGGGCGCGAGGTGTTCATCCCCCTCGTGTTGGCCGTGCTGCTCAGCTTCGTCCTGGCTCCGGTCGTCAACCTGCTGCGGCGGCTGCGTCTCGGCCGCATCCCGTCGGTCATCCTCGCCGTCCTCCTCGCCCTTGGGGTCATCGGCGGCATCGGCACGATCATCGGCACGCAGGTGGCGGGGCTTGCAGGCAACCTGCCACGATACCAAGCCACAGTGCAGACGAAGGTCACTGGTCTGCAGCAGGGCTGGCTCGGCGAGGCCAACCGCATCCTCCAGAGATTCAACCACCAAGTCCACGACGCCACCCAGAAGGCCGACGCCGCCGGCACGACTGCCGAGACTGGGCCGGCCGGGGACACACCCAAGGCGCAACTCGTGCGCGTCGAGCAGCCCGAGCCCTCGCCCTTGGCGCTGGCCCAGAAGGTGCTCGGGCCCATCGTCTCGCCGCTGACCGACATCGGCATCGTCTTAGTGGTGGTCGTCTTCCTGCTCATGCAGCGCGAGGACCTGCGCAACCGCATGATCCGCCTGTTCGGATCGAGCGACCTGCACCGCACGACGGTGGCCATGGACGACGCCGCGGGCCGCCTCGGAACCTACTTCCTGGCCCAGCTCGGCATGAACGCGACGTTCGGAGGCCTTGTCGGGATCGGCCTCTGGTTCATCGGCGTGCCCAACCCGCTCCTGTGGGGCGTGTTCTCGGCGATCATGCGGTTCATCCCTTATATCGGCGCGATCGCCTCCGGCATCCTTCCGGTGGCACTGGCAGCCGCCGTCGATCCGGGCTGGTCGATGGTCATCGCCACCGCGGCCCTGTTCCTGATCGCCGAACCCGTCTTCGGGCAGGTGATCGAGCCGCTGCTCTACGGCCACTCCACCGGCCTCTCGCCCTTCGCGGTGATCGTCTCGACCCTGTTCTGGGGCTTCCTGTGGGGGCCGATCGGCCTGATCCTGGCCACCCCGTTCACCGTCTGCCTCGTCGTGCTCGGCCGCCACGTGGACAGCCTGGAGTTCTTTGACGTGCTGCTCGGCGATCGGCCGCCGCTGACGCCGGTCGAGAATTTCTACCAGCGCATGCTGGCCGGCGACCCGGACGAGGTGCGGGAGGTCGCCGAGGCGATGCTGAAGGAGCGCTCGCTCTCCTCGTACTACGACGAGGTGGCGCTCAAGGGCCTGCAACTCGCCGCCAACGACTTCGCGCGCGGCGTCGTCACGCCGGCGCAGCTGGAGAACATCCGGGCGTCGGCCCGCTCACTCGTGGAGGATTTCGAGGACCATGCCGACGCCGAGCCGGCGCGCGACGACAAGGCGGTCAATCCGAGCGAGACCCCGACGCTGGCGGAGCGGACCCACACCCGGACCGAGGCGGTGCCCGGACAGGCGCCGCCCCGCGAGGCACTCCCGGAGGCGTGGCGCGGCGAGGCGCCGGTGCTGTGCGTGGCCGGGCGCGGCCCCCTCGACGAGGCCTCCTCGGCGATGCTGGCGCAGCTGCTGCGCAAGCACGGACTCGGCGCGCGCGTGACCCCCTACCAAGCCGTCTCGCGCGAGGGCATCCGCGACTTGGACCTCAGCGGCGTGGCGATGGTATGCATCTCGTACCTCGACATCAGCGGGAACCCGGCGCATCTGCGCTATCTCTTGGAGCGCCTGAAGCGCCGAGCTCCGGGCGTTCCGGTGCTGGTGGGCCTCTGGCCGGTTGGCGAGAAGGTGCTCACCGACGCCGCACTCGGTCGCGCGGTCGGGGCAGACGTCTACGTTTCGTCACTGCGGGACGGGGTTGAGGCCTGTCTCCGTGCGGCTGCCGACCGAGCGGACGTGGATAAAGCCGCCTGA
- a CDS encoding NAD-dependent epimerase/dehydratase family protein, with translation MPESVLITGGAGFIGRHLSMELLRRGYHVRVLDSLIEQVHGGDRSDAAALPPDVEFQPGDVRDGAAMSRALHGIDRVVHLAAEVGVGQSMYAVERYVSVNDCGTAVLFQQLIEAPVKRVVVASSMSVYGEGLYRTSDGATAEEVVRRPRRPGEPWDPLDARGEPMRPIPTPETKRPALASVYALTKYMQERLTLTLAPAYGMEGVALRLWNAYGPGQALSNPYTGVLAIFAARLHNGQPPMIFEDGAQRRDFVHVEDVARAFALALEHPAAAGQVYNVGSGEDRTVSEVARLLARAMGREGIEPEVTGQARLGDIRHCIADIGRIQRELGYAPRRDFVEGLAELATWVAEQQAVDRVAEARRELEARGLVA, from the coding sequence GTGCCGGAATCCGTGCTTATCACTGGTGGCGCTGGCTTTATTGGCCGCCATCTTTCCATGGAATTGCTGCGCCGCGGCTACCACGTGCGGGTGCTCGACAGCCTGATCGAGCAGGTCCACGGCGGCGACAGGAGTGACGCTGCCGCGCTGCCGCCGGACGTCGAATTCCAGCCCGGCGACGTTCGCGACGGTGCGGCGATGAGCCGGGCGCTCCACGGGATCGACCGGGTCGTCCACCTCGCCGCCGAGGTCGGCGTCGGGCAGAGCATGTACGCGGTCGAGCGCTACGTCTCGGTCAACGATTGCGGCACGGCGGTGCTGTTCCAGCAGCTGATCGAGGCGCCGGTGAAGCGCGTGGTCGTGGCCTCCTCGATGAGCGTCTACGGCGAAGGGCTGTACCGAACCTCGGATGGCGCCACCGCGGAAGAGGTCGTGCGCCGCCCGCGCCGGCCCGGCGAGCCCTGGGATCCCTTGGACGCGCGGGGAGAGCCGATGCGGCCGATCCCGACCCCGGAGACCAAGCGTCCGGCGCTCGCCTCCGTGTACGCGCTGACCAAGTACATGCAGGAGCGCCTGACGCTGACGCTGGCCCCCGCCTACGGGATGGAGGGCGTGGCGCTGCGCCTGTGGAACGCCTACGGGCCGGGCCAGGCGCTCTCGAACCCCTATACCGGCGTCCTGGCGATCTTCGCGGCCCGCCTGCACAACGGCCAGCCGCCGATGATCTTCGAGGACGGGGCGCAGCGGCGCGACTTCGTCCACGTGGAGGACGTCGCCCGGGCCTTCGCGCTGGCCCTGGAACATCCGGCAGCCGCCGGTCAGGTCTACAACGTCGGCAGCGGCGAGGATCGGACGGTCAGCGAGGTCGCCCGGCTGCTCGCCCGCGCCATGGGCCGGGAGGGGATCGAGCCGGAGGTGACCGGCCAGGCGCGGCTCGGTGACATCCGCCACTGCATCGCCGACATCGGCCGGATCCAGCGGGAGCTCGGCTACGCGCCGCGCCGCGACTTCGTCGAGGGGCTCGCCGAGCTGGCCACCTGGGTGGCCGAGCAGCAGGCCGTTGACCGCGTCGCGGAGGCGCGGCGCGAGCTCGAAGCGCGCGGTCTCGTCGCGTGA
- a CDS encoding 4Fe-4S dicluster domain-containing protein — translation MNMHPRALEHATSTLDHVIPNESELTAGVRIEPGRSYGFFTDTTVCIGCKACEVACKEWNNLPADNLGLTGQSFDNTGALSANSWRHVAFVEKSGAHGLRDGQDQKFQSGWLMMSDVCKHCHNAPCLEACPTGALFKTEFDTVVIQQDICNGCGYCVPACPFGVVDVSTVDGKAHKCTLCYDRLKGGLEPACAKSCPTNSIQFGELSDLQARAAERVEHLQGLGVESAYLYGTPDAPGATGGLGHLNAFFLLIDRPEIYNLPAAPTRPANRVAPSLATGLATVAALALASAFLFAPQPGRRP, via the coding sequence ATGAACATGCATCCCCGCGCCCTCGAGCATGCCACCTCCACCCTGGATCACGTGATCCCGAACGAGTCCGAGCTCACCGCCGGAGTGCGGATCGAGCCGGGGCGGTCCTACGGCTTCTTCACCGATACGACCGTCTGCATCGGCTGCAAGGCCTGCGAGGTCGCCTGCAAGGAGTGGAACAACCTGCCGGCCGACAATCTCGGACTCACCGGCCAGAGCTTCGACAACACCGGCGCCCTCTCGGCTAACAGCTGGCGGCACGTCGCCTTCGTGGAGAAGTCCGGAGCCCACGGTCTCCGGGACGGCCAGGACCAGAAGTTCCAGTCCGGCTGGCTGATGATGAGCGACGTGTGCAAGCACTGCCACAACGCGCCGTGCCTGGAGGCGTGCCCGACGGGCGCCCTGTTCAAGACCGAGTTCGACACCGTCGTGATCCAGCAGGACATCTGCAACGGCTGCGGCTACTGCGTGCCGGCCTGCCCGTTCGGCGTGGTCGACGTCAGCACGGTGGACGGCAAGGCGCACAAGTGCACCCTCTGCTACGACCGCCTCAAGGGCGGCCTGGAGCCCGCCTGCGCCAAGTCGTGCCCGACCAACTCGATCCAGTTCGGCGAACTCTCCGACCTCCAGGCCCGGGCGGCCGAGCGGGTCGAGCACCTGCAGGGCCTCGGGGTGGAAAGCGCCTACCTGTACGGCACCCCGGACGCGCCGGGCGCCACCGGCGGCCTCGGGCATCTCAACGCCTTCTTCCTGCTGATCGACCGGCCGGAGATCTACAACCTGCCGGCCGCGCCGACCCGGCCCGCCAACCGGGTGGCGCCGAGCCTCGCCACGGGCCTCGCCACGGTTGCGGCCCTGGCCCTGGCGAGCGCTTTCCTGTTCGCGCCGCAGCCGGGGAGGCGCCCGTGA
- a CDS encoding GAF domain-containing protein: MQSVIADLRRELDEARRQQTATAGVLKVISSSVFDLQTVLDTLIESAVRLCDSDCSNIFQRDGDIYRLVSSYGFSDEYIALAETHPLLAGGNSTAGRVAFERRPVQVLDVLTISNYAASEYQRLGGYRTLFGVPLLRNGDPIGVLMLGRFTVRAFTDRQIELVQTFADQAVIAIENARLFTEVEARTRELSETLELQTATSEVLRVISRSAFDLQKVLDTLVQSAARLCGADQSCIFERDGDLYRWLSGFGFSDAVVTHAKANPFSPGPHSATSRVACSGEVVHIPDVLADPEYAATEHQRLGQYRTMLGVPLMREGAPIGVFTLGRTRVEPFNAREIELVRGFSDQAVIAIGNVRLFEQLQTRTRELAQSLHELRSAQDRLIHTEKLASLGQLTAGIAHEIKNPLNFVNNFAALSGELVDELREVLQTALLDDRIRGEVDELADLLKGNLIKVVQHGQRADSIVKNMLLHSRTGSGDHRLVEVNSLVEESLNLAYHGARAERPDLKLRLSRDFDPAAGAADLYPQEITRVLLNLIGNGFYAASKRQAERAEPDYEPTLAVATHDRGAFVEIRVRDNGTGIPEHVRVRMFDPFFTTKPAGEGTGLGLSLSHDIVVKQHGGTIDVATETGKFSEFTIVLPRKSATSHGTESLP; encoded by the coding sequence ATGCAGTCCGTCATCGCGGATTTGCGCCGCGAGCTTGACGAGGCCAGACGGCAACAGACGGCCACGGCTGGGGTTCTGAAAGTTATCAGCAGCTCGGTTTTCGACTTGCAGACCGTCCTGGACACCTTAATCGAATCTGCCGTCAGGCTCTGCGACTCGGATTGCTCGAATATCTTTCAACGCGATGGCGACATTTACCGTCTCGTTTCCAGTTATGGCTTTTCTGATGAGTACATCGCGCTTGCTGAAACTCATCCATTGCTAGCAGGTGGAAATAGTACGGCCGGACGTGTTGCGTTTGAGCGACGCCCAGTGCAGGTGCTCGACGTTCTCACCATATCGAACTACGCCGCCAGTGAGTATCAACGTCTTGGCGGCTATCGCACGCTCTTTGGAGTGCCTTTGCTCCGGAATGGCGATCCAATCGGTGTGCTCATGCTAGGACGTTTCACGGTTCGCGCCTTCACTGACCGGCAGATCGAGCTCGTACAGACATTTGCCGATCAGGCGGTGATCGCCATCGAGAATGCGCGGCTCTTCACGGAAGTCGAGGCTCGAACGCGCGAGTTGAGCGAGACCCTGGAGTTGCAGACCGCAACGTCCGAAGTCCTGAGGGTGATCAGCAGATCCGCGTTTGACCTGCAGAAGGTCTTGGACACGCTGGTTCAGTCAGCGGCGCGCCTGTGCGGTGCGGATCAGAGCTGCATCTTCGAGCGTGACGGCGACCTCTACCGGTGGCTGTCCGGCTTCGGGTTCTCCGACGCGGTCGTCACCCATGCCAAGGCGAACCCCTTCTCGCCGGGCCCGCACAGTGCCACGTCGAGGGTGGCCTGCAGCGGTGAGGTCGTTCACATACCGGACGTGCTGGCTGACCCGGAATATGCCGCCACCGAGCACCAACGCCTCGGGCAGTACCGCACGATGTTGGGCGTGCCATTGATGCGCGAGGGGGCGCCCATCGGCGTTTTCACCTTGGGCCGCACGCGCGTCGAGCCCTTTAACGCACGTGAGATCGAACTCGTCCGCGGCTTTTCCGATCAGGCGGTGATCGCGATCGGGAACGTTCGCCTGTTCGAACAGCTGCAAACCCGTACCCGAGAGCTCGCCCAGTCGCTCCACGAACTGAGATCCGCCCAGGACCGCCTGATCCACACGGAGAAGCTCGCATCGCTCGGTCAGCTCACGGCCGGTATCGCGCACGAGATCAAGAACCCACTCAACTTTGTGAACAACTTCGCCGCACTATCCGGCGAGCTCGTCGACGAATTACGAGAGGTGCTTCAGACCGCGCTGCTCGACGACCGGATCCGCGGCGAGGTCGACGAATTGGCCGACCTGCTGAAGGGCAACCTCATCAAGGTCGTCCAGCACGGCCAGCGAGCCGACTCAATCGTCAAAAACATGCTCCTGCACTCGCGCACCGGCTCGGGCGACCATCGGCTCGTCGAGGTCAACAGCCTCGTCGAGGAGAGCCTGAACCTCGCCTATCATGGCGCCCGCGCCGAGAGACCTGACCTCAAGCTCAGGCTGTCCCGCGACTTCGACCCGGCGGCCGGGGCCGCGGACTTGTACCCGCAGGAGATCACGCGTGTTCTCCTCAACCTGATCGGCAACGGGTTCTACGCCGCCTCTAAGCGCCAAGCTGAGCGCGCGGAGCCCGATTACGAGCCGACTCTGGCGGTCGCCACTCACGATCGCGGGGCGTTCGTGGAAATCCGGGTTCGTGACAATGGCACCGGCATCCCGGAGCACGTTCGCGTCAGAATGTTCGACCCGTTCTTCACCACCAAGCCTGCCGGTGAGGGCACCGGGCTGGGATTGTCTCTGAGCCATGACATAGTGGTCAAACAGCACGGTGGGACGATCGATGTCGCGACCGAAACCGGCAAGTTTTCGGAGTTCACGATTGTGCTGCCCCGCAAAAGCGCGACCTCTCACGGGACTGAAAGTCTGCCATGA
- the fdh gene encoding formate dehydrogenase, whose protein sequence is MATIRRRLTERVAGFVRDWSLPRQFAGQSVMAEAARSTTSANLRPRLEEADRIGTSVCPFCAVGCGQLIYAKNGRPIHVEGDPRSPINQGTLCPKGAGTLGMLLSPERISDVLYRAPYSDRWEKKPLAWAMERIAQLTKRVRDETFAETLPDGRIINHTLGLGSLGGATMDNEENYLIKKLFGGGLGMINIENQARIUHSSSVPSLGTTFGRGAATMALWDLANSDCIIEMGSNIAENHPVGFRFVVEAQRRGATVIHIDPRYTRTSALADIYAPIRSGSDIAFLGGMIRHILENDLWFRDFALAYTNISHIIEEGYGDPEQNEGLFSGYDPVAGTYSQETWQYAGKTVPSPVAEHRVQTQEGSSDEGEAFESMTRSPPPQDPTLQHPNCVYQIMKRHYARYTPEMVERVTGCPKDLFVRITEIFARNSGREKTGAFTYAVGWTHHSTGVQIIRAASIIQGLLGNVGRPGGGIMALRGHVSIQGSTDIPTLYNMLPTYLPQPNVFHDHATLDRYLKTETPPTGWWSNMPKYVISLLKAWYGYAARADTEWGYQFLPKLTGDASQEPMTMAMSDRVVKGQFILGQNPAVGAVNSELVERGFANLEWMVVRDFAMTETANFWQQGHRVRKGEVRPEEIGTEMFFLPAAMPGEKDGSVTNTSRLVQWHDVVCEAPGDSRSDLWFIVHLGRRLKELYRDSIEPKDRAIQALTWDYELKGEKQEPDAESVLREINGWTVADGRQVPDYRKLKDDGSTACGGWMYCGIFPEAGKNLSRSRRPDGPGESGAHLGWAWTWPLNRRTLYNRASADPAGKPWSERKKMIWWDEAQAKWTGDDVPDFLADKRPDYRPDWSKHPHGMDALGGDDPFIMEADGKCALFVPSGLKDGPLPTHYEPIESPVRNPLYPKQQRNPTAKVWGRPGNELHATADPRFPYVFTTFRLTEMHCGGIATRVMPHTAELQPEAFVEVSPELADSLGIEHLGWTVISTLRGEVEVKAMVTERLKPFRIDGRVVHQIGMPWVYGWQGYARGDVANVLLAITGDANTSIHTTKALTCNIRPGRKALADVLHQREVVT, encoded by the coding sequence ATGGCGACGATCCGCAGGCGCTTGACGGAGAGGGTGGCGGGCTTCGTGCGGGACTGGTCGCTCCCGCGCCAGTTCGCCGGGCAGAGCGTGATGGCCGAGGCGGCGCGCAGCACCACCTCGGCGAACCTGCGCCCGCGCCTGGAGGAGGCCGACCGGATCGGCACCAGCGTCTGCCCGTTCTGCGCGGTCGGCTGCGGCCAGCTGATCTACGCCAAGAACGGCAGGCCGATCCACGTGGAGGGCGACCCGCGCAGCCCGATCAATCAGGGCACGCTGTGCCCCAAGGGCGCCGGCACGCTCGGCATGCTGCTCTCTCCGGAGCGGATCAGCGACGTGCTCTACCGTGCGCCCTACTCGGACCGCTGGGAGAAGAAACCGCTGGCTTGGGCGATGGAGCGCATCGCGCAACTCACCAAGCGGGTCCGCGACGAGACCTTCGCCGAGACCCTGCCGGACGGGCGGATCATCAACCACACGCTGGGCCTGGGGTCGCTGGGCGGCGCCACCATGGACAACGAGGAGAACTACCTCATCAAGAAGCTGTTCGGCGGCGGCCTCGGGATGATCAACATCGAGAACCAAGCGCGCATCTGACACTCGTCCTCGGTGCCCAGTCTGGGTACCACCTTCGGGCGCGGCGCCGCCACCATGGCGCTGTGGGACCTCGCCAATTCCGACTGCATCATCGAGATGGGCTCCAACATCGCGGAGAACCATCCCGTGGGGTTCCGCTTCGTCGTGGAGGCCCAGCGCCGCGGCGCGACCGTGATTCACATCGACCCGCGGTACACCCGCACTAGCGCGCTGGCCGACATCTACGCGCCGATCCGTTCCGGCTCCGACATCGCGTTCCTCGGCGGGATGATCCGCCATATCCTGGAAAACGACCTCTGGTTCCGGGACTTCGCGCTGGCCTACACGAACATCAGCCACATCATCGAGGAGGGCTACGGCGACCCGGAGCAGAACGAGGGCCTGTTCTCCGGTTACGATCCGGTCGCCGGGACCTATTCGCAGGAGACGTGGCAATACGCCGGCAAGACCGTGCCGTCGCCGGTCGCCGAGCACCGGGTGCAGACGCAGGAGGGCTCGTCCGACGAGGGCGAGGCCTTCGAGAGCATGACCCGGTCGCCGCCGCCGCAGGACCCGACCCTGCAGCACCCGAACTGCGTCTATCAGATCATGAAGCGCCACTACGCGCGCTACACGCCCGAGATGGTCGAGCGGGTCACCGGCTGCCCGAAAGACCTGTTCGTCCGCATCACCGAGATTTTCGCGCGCAATTCAGGGCGCGAGAAGACGGGAGCATTCACCTACGCGGTGGGCTGGACGCACCATTCCACGGGCGTCCAGATCATCCGGGCGGCGAGCATCATCCAGGGGCTGCTCGGCAATGTCGGGCGCCCGGGCGGCGGCATCATGGCGCTGCGCGGCCATGTCAGCATCCAGGGCTCGACCGACATCCCGACGCTCTACAACATGCTGCCGACCTACCTGCCGCAGCCGAACGTCTTCCACGACCACGCTACCCTCGACCGCTACCTGAAGACCGAGACACCGCCCACGGGCTGGTGGTCGAACATGCCGAAATACGTGATCAGCCTGCTCAAGGCCTGGTACGGCTATGCGGCGCGCGCCGACACCGAGTGGGGCTACCAGTTCCTGCCCAAGCTCACCGGCGACGCCTCCCAGGAACCGATGACCATGGCGATGTCGGACCGGGTGGTGAAGGGCCAGTTCATCCTCGGCCAGAACCCGGCCGTGGGGGCGGTGAACTCCGAGCTGGTGGAGCGCGGCTTCGCCAACCTCGAGTGGATGGTCGTGCGCGACTTCGCCATGACCGAGACCGCCAATTTCTGGCAGCAGGGCCATCGGGTGCGGAAGGGCGAGGTCCGGCCCGAGGAGATCGGCACCGAGATGTTCTTCCTGCCCGCCGCCATGCCGGGGGAGAAGGACGGTTCGGTGACCAACACGAGCCGCCTCGTGCAGTGGCACGACGTGGTCTGCGAGGCGCCGGGGGACAGCCGCTCGGACCTCTGGTTCATCGTCCATCTCGGCCGGCGCCTGAAAGAACTGTACCGGGATTCCATCGAGCCGAAGGATCGGGCGATCCAGGCGCTGACCTGGGACTACGAACTCAAGGGCGAGAAACAGGAGCCCGACGCCGAGTCGGTGCTGCGCGAGATCAACGGCTGGACGGTGGCGGACGGGCGCCAGGTCCCGGATTACCGCAAGCTCAAGGACGACGGTTCTACGGCCTGCGGCGGCTGGATGTATTGCGGCATCTTCCCGGAGGCAGGGAAGAACCTGTCCCGCTCGCGTCGGCCGGACGGGCCGGGGGAATCCGGCGCCCATCTCGGCTGGGCCTGGACCTGGCCGCTCAACCGCCGGACCCTCTACAACCGCGCCTCCGCGGATCCGGCCGGAAAACCCTGGTCGGAGCGCAAGAAGATGATCTGGTGGGACGAGGCGCAAGCCAAGTGGACGGGCGACGACGTGCCCGACTTCCTGGCCGACAAGCGGCCCGATTACCGCCCGGACTGGTCGAAGCACCCGCACGGCATGGACGCGCTCGGCGGGGACGACCCGTTTATCATGGAGGCGGACGGCAAGTGCGCCCTGTTCGTGCCTTCCGGACTGAAGGACGGTCCGCTGCCGACCCACTACGAGCCGATCGAGAGCCCCGTACGCAATCCGCTCTACCCGAAGCAGCAGCGCAACCCGACCGCGAAGGTCTGGGGCAGGCCCGGCAACGAACTGCACGCGACGGCCGACCCGCGCTTCCCCTACGTGTTCACCACCTTCCGCCTGACCGAGATGCATTGCGGCGGCATCGCCACCCGGGTCATGCCGCACACCGCGGAGTTGCAGCCGGAGGCCTTCGTGGAGGTCTCGCCGGAACTCGCCGACAGTCTCGGGATCGAACACCTCGGCTGGACCGTCATCTCGACCCTGCGGGGGGAGGTCGAGGTCAAAGCCATGGTGACGGAGCGGCTCAAGCCGTTCCGGATCGACGGACGGGTGGTCCACCAGATCGGGATGCCCTGGGTCTACGGGTGGCAGGGCTACGCCAGGGGCGACGTCGCCAACGTGCTGCTGGCGATCACGGGCGACGCCAACACCAGCATCCACACGACCAAGGCGCTCACCTGCAACATCCGGCCCGGCCGAAAGGCGCTTGCGGACGTGCTCCACCAGAGGGAGGTCGTGACGTGA